Proteins from a single region of Streptomyces glaucescens:
- a CDS encoding phosphatidylinositol mannoside acyltransferase, with protein MSARERLTDGLYGLGWSTVKKLPEPAAAALGRTIADLAWKRRGKGVLRLERNYARVVPDATPERLAELSRAGMRSYLRYWMESFRLPAWSAERVRNGFEAKDLHHLTDGLAAGKGVVLALPHLANWDLAGAWVTTALDIPFTTVAERLKPETLYDRFVAYRQGLGMEVLPHDGGSAFGALARRLRDGGLVCLVADRDLSASGVEVRFFGDTARMPAGPALLAQQTGALLLPVTLWYDDSPVMRGRVHPPIEVPETGTRAEKTSVMTQALADAFAQGIADHPEDWHMLQRLWLSDFDPASGPAKGRS; from the coding sequence ATGAGCGCCCGGGAACGTCTGACGGACGGGCTGTACGGCCTCGGCTGGAGCACGGTGAAGAAGCTCCCCGAGCCGGCCGCCGCAGCGCTCGGCCGCACCATCGCGGACCTCGCCTGGAAGCGGCGCGGCAAGGGCGTCCTGCGGCTGGAACGCAACTACGCGCGCGTGGTGCCCGACGCCACGCCCGAGCGGCTGGCGGAGCTGTCCCGCGCGGGCATGCGCTCGTACCTGCGCTACTGGATGGAGTCCTTCCGGCTCCCGGCCTGGAGCGCCGAGCGCGTCAGGAACGGCTTCGAGGCCAAGGACCTGCACCACCTCACCGACGGCCTGGCCGCCGGCAAGGGCGTCGTCCTGGCCCTGCCCCACCTGGCCAACTGGGACCTCGCGGGCGCCTGGGTGACCACCGCGCTGGACATCCCCTTCACCACCGTCGCGGAACGCCTGAAGCCGGAGACGCTCTACGACCGCTTCGTCGCCTACCGCCAGGGCCTCGGCATGGAGGTGCTGCCGCACGACGGCGGCTCCGCCTTCGGCGCGCTCGCCCGGCGGCTGCGCGACGGGGGCCTGGTCTGCCTGGTCGCCGACCGCGACCTGTCCGCCTCCGGTGTCGAGGTCCGGTTCTTCGGCGACACCGCGCGGATGCCCGCGGGGCCCGCGCTGCTCGCCCAGCAGACCGGCGCGCTGCTGCTGCCGGTGACGCTGTGGTACGACGACTCGCCCGTCATGCGGGGACGGGTGCATCCCCCGATCGAGGTACCGGAGACAGGCACCCGGGCCGAGAAGACGTCTGTCATGACGCAGGCGCTGGCGGACGCCTTCGCCCAGGGAATCGCCGACCACCCGGAGGACTGGCACATGCTCCAGCGCTTGTGGCTCTCGGATTTCGACCCCGCTTCCGGCCCCGCGAAGGGCCGCTCGTGA
- a CDS encoding membrane protein gives MTETLIWIIVVLVAIGLYLSWTAGRLDRLHARIDAARAALDAQLLRRASVAQELATSGVLDPAASIVLYEAAHAARQAEEEHREVAESELSQALRAVFAEPQQLEAVRAAPGGEEAAGELAEAVRRVPMARRFHNDAVGAARRLREHRKVRWFRLAGHAPFPLAFEMDDEPPTALTDRVA, from the coding sequence GTGACCGAAACCCTCATCTGGATCATCGTCGTCCTCGTCGCGATCGGCCTCTACCTGAGCTGGACGGCCGGCCGGCTCGACCGGCTGCACGCCAGGATCGACGCCGCCCGCGCCGCGCTCGACGCCCAGCTGCTGCGCCGGGCGTCGGTGGCCCAGGAACTGGCGACGTCCGGGGTGCTCGACCCGGCCGCCTCGATCGTGCTCTACGAGGCCGCCCACGCCGCGCGGCAGGCGGAGGAGGAGCACCGGGAGGTCGCCGAGAGCGAGCTGAGCCAGGCCCTGCGGGCCGTCTTCGCGGAACCGCAGCAGCTGGAGGCGGTCCGGGCGGCCCCCGGCGGCGAGGAGGCGGCCGGCGAGCTGGCGGAGGCCGTGCGCAGGGTGCCGATGGCCCGGCGGTTCCACAACGACGCGGTCGGCGCGGCGCGCAGGCTCCGCGAGCACCGCAAGGTCCGCTGGTTCCGGCTGGCCGGGCACGCCCCCTTCCCGCTGGCCTTCGAGATGGACGACGAGCCTCCCACGGCCCTGACGGACCGGGTGGCCTGA
- a CDS encoding glycosyltransferase family 4 protein — MRIGIVCPYSWDVPGGVQFHIRDLAEYFVRLGHEVSVLAPADDDTPLPPYVVSAGRAVPVPYNGSVARLNFGFLSAARVRRWLHDGAFDVIHIHEPTSPSLGLLACWAAQGPIVATFHTSNPRSRAMIAAYSILQAALEKISARIAVSEYARRTLVEHLGGDAVVIPNGVDVDFFAKAEPNPDWQGDTIGFIGRIDEPRKGLPVLMRALPRILAERPRTRLLVAGRGDEEEAVASLPAELRSRVEFLGMVSDADKARLLRSVDLYVAPNTGGESFGIILVEAMSAGAPVLASDLDAFAQVLDRGAAGELFANEDADALAEAALRLLGDPARRAELSARGSAHVRRFDWATVGADIMSVYETVAAGAAAVAADDAAGGATGLLARLRPARD; from the coding sequence GTGAGGATCGGGATCGTCTGCCCCTACTCGTGGGACGTACCGGGCGGCGTCCAGTTCCACATCCGCGACCTCGCCGAGTACTTCGTCCGCCTCGGCCACGAGGTGTCCGTCCTCGCCCCCGCCGACGACGACACCCCGCTGCCGCCGTACGTCGTCTCGGCCGGCCGCGCGGTGCCCGTGCCGTACAACGGCTCGGTGGCCCGGCTGAACTTCGGTTTCCTGTCGGCGGCCCGGGTGCGGCGATGGCTGCACGACGGCGCGTTCGACGTCATCCACATCCACGAGCCGACCTCCCCGTCACTGGGCCTGCTGGCCTGCTGGGCGGCGCAGGGGCCGATCGTGGCCACCTTCCACACGTCCAACCCGCGCTCGCGCGCCATGATCGCCGCCTACTCGATCCTCCAGGCGGCCCTGGAGAAGATCAGCGCGCGGATCGCCGTCAGCGAGTACGCCCGCCGCACGCTGGTGGAACACCTCGGCGGCGACGCGGTCGTCATCCCCAACGGCGTCGACGTCGACTTCTTCGCCAAGGCCGAGCCCAACCCGGACTGGCAGGGCGACACGATCGGCTTCATAGGGCGCATCGACGAGCCCCGCAAGGGCCTGCCCGTGCTCATGCGGGCACTGCCCCGCATCCTCGCCGAGCGCCCGCGCACCCGGCTGCTGGTCGCCGGGCGCGGCGACGAGGAGGAGGCGGTCGCCTCCCTGCCCGCCGAGCTGCGCTCGCGCGTGGAGTTCCTGGGCATGGTCAGCGACGCGGACAAGGCACGCCTCCTGCGCAGCGTCGACCTGTACGTGGCGCCCAACACCGGCGGCGAGAGCTTCGGCATCATCCTCGTCGAGGCGATGTCGGCGGGCGCACCGGTGCTGGCCTCCGACCTCGACGCGTTCGCCCAGGTCCTCGACCGGGGCGCGGCGGGCGAACTGTTCGCCAACGAGGACGCCGACGCGCTCGCCGAGGCGGCGCTGCGGCTGCTCGGCGACCCGGCACGCCGTGCCGAGCTGAGCGCACGGGGCAGCGCCCACGTCCGCCGCTTCGACTGGGCGACCGTCGGCGCGGACATCATGTCGGTCTACGAGACGGTGGCGGCCGGCGCGGCCGCGGTGGCCGCGGACGACGCGGCCGGCGGCGCCACCGGCCTGCTGGCCCGGCTGCGGCCGGCGCGCGACTGA
- the pgsA gene encoding phosphatidylinositol phosphate synthase, protein MGQPAASRGRPATPTLGKAMLNKYARAFFTRVLTPFAAFLIRRGVSPDTVTLIGTAGVIAGALVFFPRGEFFWGTIVITLFVFSDLVDGNMARQMGRSSRWGAFLDSTLDRVADGAIFGGFALWYAGGGNDNVLCAVSIFCLASGQVVSYTKARGESIGLPVAVNGLVERAERLVISLVAAGLAGLHAFGVPGIDVLLPIALWLVAVGSLVTLVQRVVTVRRESAEADAAAAQGEENASQGHEDAPHGQANASHGSEAT, encoded by the coding sequence ATGGGCCAGCCGGCGGCCAGCAGGGGCCGCCCGGCGACACCGACCCTCGGGAAGGCCATGCTGAACAAGTACGCGCGTGCATTCTTCACGCGTGTCCTCACACCGTTCGCCGCGTTTCTCATCCGCCGGGGCGTGAGCCCCGACACGGTCACGCTGATCGGGACCGCCGGTGTGATCGCGGGCGCGCTGGTCTTCTTCCCCCGGGGCGAGTTCTTCTGGGGCACGATCGTCATCACGCTGTTCGTCTTCTCCGACCTCGTCGACGGCAACATGGCCCGCCAGATGGGCCGCTCCAGCCGCTGGGGCGCCTTCCTCGACTCCACCCTGGACCGGGTCGCGGACGGCGCGATCTTCGGCGGCTTCGCCCTGTGGTACGCGGGCGGCGGGAACGACAACGTGCTGTGCGCGGTGTCCATCTTCTGCCTGGCCAGCGGCCAGGTCGTGTCGTACACCAAGGCCCGCGGCGAGTCGATCGGACTGCCGGTGGCCGTCAACGGGCTCGTCGAGCGCGCCGAGCGGCTGGTGATCTCGCTGGTCGCGGCCGGACTGGCCGGTCTGCACGCCTTCGGCGTGCCCGGCATCGACGTGCTGCTGCCGATCGCGCTCTGGCTGGTCGCGGTGGGCAGTCTCGTCACGCTGGTGCAGCGGGTCGTCACGGTCCGCAGGGAATCGGCGGAGGCCGACGCGGCGGCCGCCCAGGGGGAGGAGAATGCCTCCCAGGGGCACGAGGACGCGCCCCACGGGCAGGCGAACGCCTCTCACGGGAGCGAGGCGACATGA
- the thrS gene encoding threonine--tRNA ligase, translated as MSDVRVIIQRDSEREERVVTTGTTAADLFAGERSVIAARVGGELRDLSYVLSDGDRVEGVEISSEDGLNILRHSTAHVMAQAVQELFPEAKLGIGPPVKDGFYYDFDVAKPFTPEDLKAIEKKMQEIQKRGQRFARRVVTDEAAREELADEPYKLELIGLKGSASSDDGADVEVGAGELTIYDNLDAKTGELCWKDLCRGPHLPSTRLIPAFKLMRNAAAYWRGSEKNPMLQRIYGTAWPSKDELKQYLDFLAEAEKRDHRKLGNELDLFSIPEQIGSGLAVFHPKGGIVRRVMEDYSRRRHEEEGYEFVYTPHATKGKLFETSGHLDWYAEGMYPPMQLDEGVDYYLKPMNCPMHNLIFDARGRSYRELPLRLFEFGTVYRYEKSGVVHGLTRARGFTQDDAHIYCTREQMSEELDKTLTFVLGLLRDYGLTDFYLELSTKDPEKYVGSDEAWEEATETLRQVAEKQGLPLVPDPGGAAFYGPKISVQAKDAIGRTWQMSTIQLDFNLPERFDLEYTGADGAKQRPVMIHRALFGSIERFFAVLLEHYAGAFPAWLAPVQAIGIPIGDAHVEYLEKFAAAAKRKGLRVEVDSSSDRMQKKIRNAQKQKVPFMVIAGDEDMSGGSVSFRYRDGSQENGIPFDEAIAKIAKVVEERTQV; from the coding sequence GACGGCGACCGGGTCGAGGGCGTCGAGATCTCCTCCGAGGACGGCCTGAACATCCTGCGCCACTCCACCGCGCACGTCATGGCGCAGGCCGTGCAGGAGCTGTTCCCCGAGGCCAAGCTGGGCATCGGCCCGCCCGTCAAGGACGGCTTCTACTACGACTTCGACGTCGCGAAGCCGTTCACGCCCGAGGATCTCAAGGCCATCGAGAAGAAGATGCAGGAGATCCAGAAGCGCGGGCAGCGGTTCGCCCGCCGCGTGGTCACCGACGAGGCCGCCCGCGAGGAGCTGGCGGACGAGCCGTACAAGCTGGAGCTGATCGGCCTCAAGGGCTCCGCGTCCAGCGACGACGGCGCGGACGTCGAGGTCGGCGCCGGCGAGCTGACGATCTACGACAACCTGGACGCCAAGACCGGCGAGCTGTGCTGGAAGGACCTGTGCCGCGGTCCCCACCTGCCCTCCACCCGGCTCATCCCGGCGTTCAAGCTGATGCGCAACGCCGCCGCCTACTGGCGCGGCAGCGAGAAGAACCCCATGCTCCAGCGCATCTACGGCACCGCCTGGCCGTCCAAGGACGAGCTGAAGCAGTACCTGGACTTCCTCGCCGAGGCCGAGAAGCGCGACCACCGCAAGCTGGGCAACGAGCTGGACCTGTTCTCCATCCCCGAGCAGATCGGCTCCGGCCTCGCCGTCTTCCACCCCAAGGGCGGCATCGTCCGGCGGGTCATGGAGGACTACTCGCGCCGCCGCCACGAGGAAGAGGGCTACGAGTTCGTCTACACCCCGCACGCGACCAAGGGGAAGCTCTTCGAGACCTCCGGGCACCTCGACTGGTACGCCGAGGGCATGTACCCGCCCATGCAGCTCGACGAGGGCGTGGACTACTACCTCAAGCCGATGAACTGCCCGATGCACAACCTGATCTTCGACGCGCGCGGCCGGTCGTACCGTGAACTGCCGCTGCGCCTGTTCGAGTTCGGGACCGTGTACCGGTACGAGAAGTCCGGCGTCGTGCACGGCCTGACCCGGGCCCGCGGCTTCACCCAGGACGACGCGCACATCTACTGCACCCGCGAGCAGATGTCCGAGGAACTGGACAAGACGCTCACCTTTGTCCTCGGCCTGCTGCGCGACTACGGCCTGACCGACTTCTACCTGGAGCTGTCCACCAAGGACCCGGAGAAGTACGTCGGCTCGGACGAGGCCTGGGAAGAGGCCACCGAGACCCTCCGCCAGGTCGCCGAGAAGCAGGGGCTGCCGCTGGTCCCGGACCCGGGCGGCGCCGCCTTCTACGGCCCGAAGATCTCCGTGCAGGCCAAGGACGCCATCGGCCGGACCTGGCAGATGTCGACCATCCAGCTCGACTTCAACCTGCCCGAGCGCTTCGACCTGGAGTACACCGGCGCGGACGGCGCAAAGCAGCGGCCGGTCATGATCCACCGCGCCCTGTTCGGCTCGATCGAGCGGTTCTTCGCGGTGCTCCTGGAGCACTACGCGGGCGCTTTCCCGGCGTGGCTGGCGCCGGTGCAGGCGATCGGCATCCCGATCGGCGACGCCCACGTCGAGTACCTGGAGAAGTTCGCCGCCGCCGCGAAGCGGAAGGGACTGCGCGTCGAGGTCGACTCCTCCTCCGACCGGATGCAGAAGAAGATCCGCAACGCGCAGAAGCAGAAGGTGCCCTTCATGGTCATCGCGGGCGACGAGGACATGTCGGGCGGATCGGTGTCCTTCCGCTACCGCGACGGCTCGCAGGAGAACGGCATCCCGTTCGACGAGGCCATCGCGAAGATCGCGAAGGTCGTGGAGGAGCGGACGCAGGTCTGA
- a CDS encoding HIT family protein: MLHGMTSEPEQQIGVGTQDAFQRLWTPHRMAYIQGENKPSGPGADDGCPFCSIPAKSDEDGLVVRRGEQVYAVLNLYPYNGGHLMTVPYRHVADYTDLTAAETAELAELTKQAMTALRTASGAHGFNIGMNQGSVAGAGIAAHLHQHIVPRWGGDTNFMPVVGHTKVLPQLLADTRKMLAEAWPAV, from the coding sequence ATGCTGCATGGCATGACGAGTGAGCCGGAGCAGCAGATCGGAGTGGGGACGCAGGACGCGTTCCAGCGCCTGTGGACCCCCCACCGGATGGCCTACATCCAGGGCGAGAACAAGCCGAGCGGCCCCGGGGCCGACGACGGCTGCCCCTTCTGCTCCATCCCGGCCAAATCCGACGAGGACGGACTCGTCGTCCGGCGCGGTGAGCAGGTGTACGCGGTGCTGAACCTGTACCCGTACAACGGCGGTCATCTGATGACCGTGCCCTACCGCCACGTCGCCGACTACACCGATCTGACGGCCGCCGAGACCGCCGAGCTGGCGGAGCTGACCAAGCAGGCGATGACGGCGCTGCGCACCGCGTCCGGGGCGCACGGCTTCAACATCGGCATGAACCAGGGCTCGGTTGCCGGTGCGGGCATCGCCGCGCACCTGCACCAGCACATCGTGCCCCGGTGGGGCGGCGACACGAACTTCATGCCCGTCGTCGGGCACACCAAGGTGCTGCCGCAGCTGCTGGCGGACACCCGGAAGATGCTGGCCGAGGCCTGGCCGGCGGTCTGA
- a CDS encoding elongation factor G-like protein EF-G2, producing the protein MGDKAHTHPGAAGRATAADHPASVRNVVLVGHSGSGKTTLVEALALTAGAVNRAGRVEDGGTVSDYDDIEHRQQRSVQLSLVPVEWDGIKINILDTPGYADFVGELRAGLRAADAALFVVSASDGVDGSTRMVWEECAAVGMPRAIVVTHLEAARADFEEMTRICAEAFGGDDPDAVLPLYLPLHGPEAPDGHAPVTGLIGLLTQKLFDYSGGERKESEPGEDRLPLIEEARNRLIEGIIAESEDETLMDRYLGGEDIGLDTLVEDLERAVARGTFFPVLAAAPAAEGARQGIGTVELLELITGGFPTPFEHPMPAVTTIDGEPRELKPCDTDGPLVAEVVKTSSDPYVGRISLVRVFSGTLRPDQTVHVSGHGLTDRGHEDHDVDERVGALSMPFGKQQRPVTHAVAGDLVCVAKLGRAETGDTLSAKDDPLLMEPWRMPDPLLPLAVQAHSKADEDKLSQGLARLVAEDPTMRLEQNQDTHQVVLWCLGEAHADVVLERLRSRYGVQVDVVPHRVPLRETFAAKSAGRGRHVKQSGGHGQYAICEIEVEPLPGGSGIEFVDKVVGGAVPRQFIPSVEKGVRAQAAKGVAAGYPLIDVRVTLLDGKAHSVDSSDAAFQTAGALALREAAADAKIHLLEPVAEVSVLVGDEYVGAVMSDLSGRRGRLLGTEQTPGGRTLVRAEVPEIEIGRYAVDLRSLSHGTARFDRRYARHEPMPAQVAARVREQERAAS; encoded by the coding sequence ATGGGCGACAAGGCACACACCCATCCCGGAGCCGCCGGCAGGGCTACGGCGGCCGACCACCCCGCGTCCGTACGGAATGTGGTGCTGGTCGGCCACTCCGGATCGGGCAAGACGACCCTGGTGGAAGCTCTCGCGCTGACCGCGGGAGCGGTGAACCGGGCGGGCCGCGTGGAGGACGGCGGCACCGTCTCCGACTACGACGACATCGAGCACCGCCAGCAGCGTTCGGTGCAGCTGTCGCTGGTGCCCGTCGAATGGGACGGCATCAAGATCAATATCCTCGACACGCCGGGATACGCCGACTTCGTCGGGGAGCTGCGGGCCGGTCTGCGAGCGGCGGACGCGGCCCTCTTCGTCGTCTCGGCCTCCGACGGCGTCGACGGCTCGACCCGCATGGTGTGGGAGGAGTGCGCGGCCGTCGGCATGCCCCGCGCGATCGTGGTCACGCACCTGGAGGCCGCGCGCGCGGACTTCGAGGAGATGACCCGGATCTGCGCCGAGGCCTTCGGCGGCGACGACCCGGACGCCGTGCTGCCGCTGTACCTGCCGCTGCACGGTCCCGAGGCACCGGACGGGCACGCGCCCGTGACCGGGCTGATCGGGCTGCTCACCCAGAAGCTCTTCGACTACTCCGGCGGGGAGCGCAAGGAGTCCGAGCCGGGCGAGGACCGGCTCCCGCTGATCGAGGAGGCCCGCAACCGGCTGATCGAGGGGATCATCGCCGAGAGCGAGGACGAGACCCTCATGGACCGCTACCTGGGCGGCGAGGACATCGGCCTGGACACGCTGGTCGAGGACCTGGAGCGGGCCGTGGCCCGGGGCACCTTCTTCCCGGTGCTGGCCGCGGCGCCGGCCGCCGAGGGTGCCCGCCAGGGCATCGGCACGGTCGAGCTGCTGGAGCTGATCACCGGCGGGTTCCCCACCCCCTTCGAACACCCCATGCCCGCCGTGACCACGATCGACGGCGAGCCGCGCGAGCTGAAACCCTGCGACACCGACGGCCCGCTGGTCGCGGAGGTCGTCAAGACCTCCTCGGACCCCTACGTCGGCCGGATCTCCCTGGTGCGGGTCTTCTCCGGCACCCTGCGGCCCGACCAGACCGTGCACGTCTCCGGGCACGGCCTCACCGACCGCGGCCACGAGGACCACGACGTGGACGAACGCGTCGGCGCGCTGTCCATGCCGTTCGGGAAGCAGCAGCGGCCCGTGACGCACGCCGTCGCGGGCGACCTGGTGTGCGTGGCGAAGCTCGGCCGCGCGGAGACCGGCGACACCCTCTCCGCCAAGGACGACCCGCTGCTGATGGAGCCCTGGCGGATGCCCGACCCGCTGCTGCCGCTCGCCGTCCAGGCGCACAGCAAGGCCGACGAGGACAAGCTCTCCCAGGGCCTGGCCCGGCTGGTCGCCGAGGACCCGACGATGCGGCTGGAGCAGAACCAGGACACCCACCAGGTGGTGCTCTGGTGCCTGGGCGAGGCCCACGCGGACGTCGTGCTGGAACGGCTGCGCAGCCGCTACGGCGTCCAGGTCGACGTCGTACCGCACCGGGTCCCCCTGCGGGAGACGTTCGCGGCGAAGTCGGCCGGGCGCGGACGGCACGTGAAGCAGTCCGGCGGGCACGGGCAGTACGCCATCTGCGAGATCGAGGTGGAGCCGCTGCCCGGCGGTTCCGGCATCGAGTTCGTCGACAAGGTGGTGGGCGGCGCCGTGCCGCGCCAGTTCATCCCGTCGGTGGAGAAGGGCGTCCGGGCCCAGGCCGCCAAGGGCGTCGCCGCCGGCTATCCGCTGATCGACGTCCGGGTCACGCTGCTGGACGGCAAGGCGCACTCCGTGGACTCCTCGGACGCCGCGTTCCAGACCGCCGGGGCGCTGGCCCTGCGGGAGGCCGCCGCCGACGCGAAGATCCATCTGCTGGAACCGGTGGCCGAGGTGAGCGTCCTGGTCGGCGACGAGTACGTGGGCGCCGTGATGAGCGACCTGTCGGGGCGGCGCGGCCGGCTGCTCGGCACCGAGCAGACACCCGGGGGCCGCACGCTGGTGCGCGCCGAGGTGCCCGAGATCGAGATCGGGCGGTACGCCGTCGACCTGCGCTCCCTGTCGCACGGCACGGCGCGCTTCGACCGCCGCTACGCCCGGCACGAACCGATGCCCGCGCAGGTCGCCGCGCGGGTCCGTGAACAGGAGCGGGCCGCCTCCTAG